The proteins below are encoded in one region of Pseudomonas sp. SCB32:
- the aroC gene encoding chorismate synthase, which yields MSGNTYGKLFTVTTAGESHGPALVAIVDGCPPGLEISLEDLQRDLDRRKPGTSRHTTQRQEADEVEILSGVFEGKTTGTPIGLLIRNTDQKSKDYSAIKDLFRPAHADYTYHHKYGIRDYRGGGRSSARETAMRVAAGAIAKKVLAGMGISVRGYMSQLGPIEIPFKTWDCVEENAFFSPDPDKVPELEAYMDQLRRDQDSVGAKITVVAEGVPPGLGEPIFDRLDAELAHALMSINAVKGVEIGAGFASVAQRGTEHRDELTPEGFLSNNAGGILGGISSGQPIIAHLALKPTSSITTPGRSIDVDGNPVDVITKGRHDPCVGIRATPIAEAMMAIVLLDHLLRNRAQNADVKVGTPVLGQL from the coding sequence ATGTCCGGCAACACCTACGGCAAGCTGTTCACCGTCACCACCGCTGGCGAAAGCCACGGCCCGGCGCTGGTCGCCATCGTCGACGGCTGCCCGCCCGGCCTGGAGATTTCCCTGGAAGACCTGCAGCGCGACCTGGACCGCCGCAAGCCCGGCACCAGCCGCCACACCACCCAGCGCCAGGAAGCCGACGAGGTGGAAATCCTCTCCGGCGTGTTCGAGGGCAAGACCACCGGCACCCCGATCGGCCTCTTGATCCGCAACACCGACCAGAAGTCCAAGGACTACTCGGCGATCAAGGACCTGTTCCGCCCGGCCCACGCCGACTACACCTACCACCACAAGTACGGCATCCGCGACTACCGTGGCGGCGGCCGTTCCTCGGCGCGCGAAACCGCCATGCGCGTGGCCGCCGGCGCCATCGCCAAAAAGGTCCTGGCGGGCATGGGCATCAGCGTGCGCGGCTACATGAGCCAGCTCGGCCCCATCGAAATCCCCTTCAAGACCTGGGACTGCGTCGAAGAGAACGCCTTCTTCAGCCCCGACCCGGACAAGGTGCCGGAGCTGGAGGCCTACATGGACCAGCTGCGCCGTGATCAGGACTCGGTTGGCGCGAAGATCACCGTGGTCGCCGAAGGCGTGCCGCCGGGCCTGGGCGAGCCGATCTTCGATCGCCTGGACGCGGAACTGGCCCATGCGCTGATGAGCATCAATGCCGTGAAGGGCGTGGAAATCGGCGCCGGCTTCGCCAGCGTCGCCCAGCGCGGCACCGAGCACCGCGACGAGCTCACCCCGGAAGGCTTCCTGTCGAACAATGCCGGCGGCATCCTCGGTGGCATTTCCTCCGGCCAGCCGATCATCGCCCACCTGGCGCTCAAGCCGACCTCCAGCATCACCACCCCCGGCCGTTCCATCGACGTCGACGGCAACCCGGTGGACGTCATCACCAAGGGTCGCCACGACCCATGCGTGGGCATCCGCGCCACTCCCATCGCCGAGGCGATGATGGCCATCGTGCTGCTTGACCACCTGCTGCGCAATCGCGCGCAGAACGCCGACGTGAAGGTCGGCACCCCGGTCCTCGGCCAGCTTTGA
- a CDS encoding MFS transporter, whose amino-acid sequence MTQVPYWRLSSFYFFYFCLLGGTAPFLALYFHHLGFSSARIGELVAIPMLMRCVAPNLWGWLGDRSGQRLAIVRFGAVCTALCFSGIFLGHSYAWLALVMAGHAFFWHAVLPQFEVITLAHLSGRTESYSRIRLWGSIGFICTVVGLGWLFERASLDTYPLALLAIMLGIVGASGWVPNAQPPARHDEADAGGFLKQLLRPGVLAFYLCVCLMQLSHGPYYTFLTLHLEALGYARGLIGELWALGVVAEVLLFMVMPRLLRRFSLRQVLVASFLLAALRWLLLGTLAGHLPVLLFAQLLHAATFGSFHAAAIHFVQRSFQARQQGQGQALYAALAGTGGALGALYSGYSWGSLGPAWTFTIASVAALAAAFIIWTRLNEDPHERHP is encoded by the coding sequence ATGACTCAGGTTCCCTACTGGCGGCTGTCCAGTTTCTACTTCTTCTACTTCTGCCTGCTGGGCGGGACGGCGCCGTTCCTCGCGCTGTATTTCCATCACCTGGGCTTCTCCAGCGCGCGCATTGGCGAGCTGGTGGCCATTCCGATGCTGATGCGCTGCGTGGCGCCGAACCTGTGGGGCTGGCTGGGCGACCGCAGCGGCCAGCGGCTGGCCATCGTGCGCTTTGGCGCGGTGTGCACGGCGTTGTGCTTCTCCGGCATCTTCCTCGGCCACAGCTATGCCTGGCTGGCGCTGGTGATGGCCGGGCACGCGTTCTTCTGGCACGCGGTGTTGCCGCAGTTCGAGGTGATCACCCTCGCGCACCTGAGCGGGCGCACCGAGAGCTACAGCCGCATCCGCCTGTGGGGCTCCATTGGCTTCATCTGTACCGTGGTCGGCCTGGGCTGGCTGTTCGAGCGCGCCAGCCTGGATACCTACCCGCTGGCGCTGCTGGCGATCATGCTCGGCATCGTCGGCGCCAGCGGGTGGGTGCCCAATGCGCAACCTCCTGCGCGCCATGACGAGGCGGATGCCGGCGGCTTCCTCAAGCAACTGCTCAGGCCCGGCGTGCTCGCGTTCTACCTGTGCGTGTGCCTGATGCAGTTGTCCCATGGCCCGTACTACACCTTCCTGACCCTGCACCTGGAGGCCCTCGGCTACGCCCGTGGGCTGATCGGCGAGCTCTGGGCGCTGGGTGTGGTGGCCGAGGTGCTGCTGTTCATGGTCATGCCGCGCCTGCTGCGGCGTTTTTCCCTGCGCCAGGTGCTGGTGGCGAGCTTCCTGCTGGCGGCGTTGCGCTGGCTGTTGCTGGGCACGCTGGCCGGCCATCTGCCGGTACTGTTGTTCGCCCAGTTGCTGCACGCCGCCACCTTCGGCAGTTTCCACGCCGCCGCCATTCATTTCGTCCAGCGCAGTTTCCAGGCCCGCCAGCAAGGGCAGGGGCAGGCGCTCTACGCCGCGCTGGCGGGGACGGGCGGCGCGCTGGGCGCGCTTTACTCCGGCTACAGCTGGGGTAGCCTTGGTCCGGCCTGGACGTTCACCATCGCCAGCGTTGCCGCGCTGGCCGCCGCCTTCATCATCTGGACCCGTCTGAACGAGGACCCGCATGAACGACACCCGTGA
- a CDS encoding methylthioribulose 1-phosphate dehydratase: MNDTREHLTQQIIEAGRFLYGRGWSPATSSNYSARLAADRALLTVSGKHKGQLGVDDVLETDLAGNSLEPGKKPSAETLLHTQLYAWRPEIGAVLHTHSVNATVLSRLTVGDRLELEDYELQKAFAGVTTHEGRVTVPIFDNDQDIARLAQKVQPWLDAHPDCPGYLIRGHGLYTWGARMADALRQIEAFEFLFECELKVLSLRGGTR, encoded by the coding sequence ATGAACGACACCCGTGAGCATTTGACCCAGCAGATCATCGAAGCCGGCCGCTTCCTCTATGGTCGCGGCTGGTCGCCGGCCACCAGCAGCAACTACTCGGCGCGCCTGGCCGCCGATCGCGCGCTGCTCACCGTTTCCGGCAAGCACAAGGGCCAGCTCGGCGTCGACGACGTGTTGGAGACCGATCTGGCCGGCAACAGCCTGGAGCCGGGCAAGAAGCCTTCGGCGGAAACCCTGCTGCACACCCAGCTCTACGCCTGGCGTCCGGAGATCGGCGCGGTGCTGCACACCCATTCGGTGAATGCCACTGTGTTGTCGCGGCTGACCGTGGGTGATCGCCTGGAGCTGGAGGACTACGAGCTGCAGAAGGCCTTTGCCGGCGTGACCACCCATGAAGGCCGCGTCACCGTACCGATTTTCGACAACGACCAGGACATCGCGCGCCTGGCGCAGAAAGTACAGCCCTGGCTGGATGCCCATCCGGACTGCCCCGGTTATCTGATCCGTGGCCACGGCCTGTACACTTGGGGAGCGCGCATGGCCGATGCCCTGCGCCAGATCGAAGCCTTCGAATTCCTCTTCGAATGCGAACTGAAAGTCCTGAGCCTTCGCGGCGGCACGCGCTGA
- a CDS encoding acireductone dioxygenase, translating to MSSLTVYHESSPEQPLKLLTHAEDIASTLEAVGVRFQRWAANAPIAPGASQDEVLAAYQHEIRRLQEEEGYVTVDVVSLNADHPQKDELRAKFLDEHRHGEDEVRFFVAGRGLFTLHIEDHVYAVLCEKNDLISVPAGTRHWFDMGERPHFVAIRLFNNAEGWVAKFTGDDIAKRFPLLED from the coding sequence ATGAGCAGCCTGACCGTCTACCACGAATCGAGCCCCGAGCAGCCGCTGAAGTTGCTGACCCATGCCGAGGACATCGCCTCGACCCTGGAAGCCGTCGGTGTGCGCTTCCAGCGCTGGGCGGCCAACGCGCCCATCGCCCCCGGCGCCAGCCAGGACGAGGTGCTCGCCGCCTACCAGCACGAGATCCGTCGCCTGCAGGAGGAGGAGGGTTATGTCACCGTCGACGTGGTCAGCCTGAACGCCGATCACCCGCAGAAGGACGAACTTCGCGCCAAGTTCCTCGACGAACACCGCCATGGGGAGGATGAAGTGCGCTTCTTCGTCGCCGGTCGCGGGCTGTTCACCCTGCACATCGAGGATCACGTCTACGCCGTGCTGTGCGAGAAGAACGACCTGATCTCGGTGCCGGCAGGCACCCGCCACTGGTTCGACATGGGTGAGCGTCCGCACTTCGTGGCCATCCGCCTGTTCAACAATGCCGAAGGCTGGGTCGCGAAGTTCACCGGCGACGACATCGCCAAGCGTTTTCCGTTGCTGGAAGACTGA
- the mtnC gene encoding acireductone synthase, whose protein sequence is MPIKAILTDIEGTTSAVSFVFDVLFPYAAAHLPDFIRNNIDDARVTEQLAAVQRESGERETADPERCIEILLGWIAEDRKATPLKALQGMVWEQGYRAGQLKGHVYPDAVDALRHWHAEGFALYVYSSGSIQAQKLIFGCSEAGDLTPLFSGYFDTTSGPKREAESYRRIAAAIGLPGEEILFLSDVVQELDAAQQAGMQTIGLAREGGVLAGHETVASFALIDPARG, encoded by the coding sequence ATGCCGATCAAAGCCATCCTCACCGACATCGAAGGCACCACCAGCGCGGTGAGCTTCGTCTTCGACGTGCTCTTCCCCTATGCCGCCGCGCATCTGCCGGACTTCATCCGCAATAACATCGACGATGCTCGTGTTACGGAGCAATTGGCTGCCGTGCAGCGTGAGAGCGGCGAGCGTGAGACGGCCGATCCTGAACGCTGCATCGAGATCCTCCTGGGCTGGATCGCCGAAGACCGCAAGGCCACGCCGCTCAAGGCGCTGCAGGGCATGGTCTGGGAGCAGGGCTACCGTGCCGGCCAGCTCAAGGGCCATGTCTACCCGGACGCCGTGGATGCACTGCGTCACTGGCACGCCGAGGGCTTTGCGCTCTATGTTTATTCCTCCGGCTCGATTCAGGCGCAGAAGCTGATCTTCGGCTGCTCCGAGGCGGGCGACCTGACTCCGCTGTTCTCCGGCTACTTCGATACCACCAGCGGGCCCAAGCGCGAGGCCGAGTCCTACCGGCGCATCGCCGCTGCCATTGGCCTGCCGGGCGAGGAGATCCTCTTCCTCTCCGACGTTGTGCAGGAACTGGACGCCGCGCAGCAGGCTGGCATGCAGACCATCGGCCTGGCGCGCGAGGGTGGTGTGCTGGCAGGCCATGAAACAGTGGCGAGTTTCGCGCTGATCGACCCTGCACGGGGCTGA
- a CDS encoding PLD nuclease N-terminal domain-containing protein, whose product MGFLRDLIALVIFVVDIWAILNVARSDADIPKKILWILVVAVLPVLGLIVWAFAGPRSKARS is encoded by the coding sequence ATGGGTTTCCTGCGCGACCTGATCGCCCTGGTCATCTTCGTCGTGGACATCTGGGCCATCCTCAACGTGGCGCGAAGCGACGCTGACATTCCGAAGAAGATCCTCTGGATTCTGGTGGTCGCCGTTCTGCCGGTGCTGGGGTTGATCGTCTGGGCATTCGCCGGGCCGCGTAGCAAGGCGCGGAGCTGA
- a CDS encoding dihydrofolate reductase family protein, giving the protein MARILGYIATSLDGYIATPEHSLEWLFKYDKLELGEHDYNLFIRRIRTVVMGRATYDFLETDPSPWAYGEQRVLVLTSRPIEHPKGPLETRSDIDALVAELRALEDGDVWMLGGGQLQMAFMERGALDELEIYVMPEIIGGGVPLFPASGLRASPTLVSAKTLEPGCVRLHYRFD; this is encoded by the coding sequence ATGGCCAGGATTCTCGGCTACATCGCCACCAGCCTCGACGGCTATATCGCCACCCCGGAGCACAGCCTGGAGTGGCTGTTCAAGTACGACAAGCTGGAGCTGGGCGAGCACGACTACAACCTCTTTATCCGGCGCATCCGCACCGTGGTCATGGGGCGCGCGACCTATGACTTTCTCGAAACCGATCCCAGCCCCTGGGCCTACGGTGAGCAGCGAGTCCTGGTGCTGACGTCACGGCCCATCGAGCACCCGAAAGGCCCCCTGGAAACCCGCAGCGATATCGACGCACTGGTGGCGGAGTTGCGTGCGCTGGAGGATGGGGACGTGTGGATGCTCGGCGGTGGCCAGCTGCAGATGGCGTTCATGGAGCGCGGGGCGCTGGATGAGCTGGAAATCTACGTGATGCCCGAAATCATCGGTGGCGGTGTTCCGCTCTTCCCTGCCAGCGGGCTGCGGGCGTCGCCGACGTTGGTGTCGGCGAAGACCCTGGAGCCGGGGTGCGTGCGGTTGCATTATCGATTTGATTAA
- a CDS encoding helix-turn-helix domain-containing protein gives MARTKTVSDEAILDAAMALMVREGPEAVTFAAVGREVGLSAATLVQRHATKAEFLRAVLLRAWDQLDAQTARLDETAELGPEGAVQMLLAMFPVGEGETDYAEGLLILREDMRDPLLRARGAQWGAALATALGRRLSHDPQRQQILGRLMASQWQGAQLWWAFERKGDPASVIGAELRRWCEVILAGERLAG, from the coding sequence ATGGCTCGAACCAAGACGGTCAGCGACGAAGCAATACTCGATGCCGCCATGGCGTTGATGGTGCGCGAGGGGCCGGAGGCGGTGACCTTCGCCGCCGTGGGGCGCGAGGTCGGGCTTTCCGCCGCGACCCTGGTGCAGCGTCACGCGACCAAGGCGGAGTTCCTGCGTGCAGTGCTGCTGCGCGCCTGGGATCAGTTGGATGCGCAGACGGCGCGGCTCGACGAGACCGCCGAGCTGGGCCCTGAAGGGGCGGTGCAGATGCTGCTGGCGATGTTTCCGGTGGGCGAGGGCGAGACCGATTACGCGGAAGGGCTGCTGATCCTGCGCGAGGATATGCGCGACCCGCTGTTGCGCGCACGCGGCGCTCAGTGGGGCGCGGCTTTGGCCACAGCGCTGGGGCGGCGATTGAGCCATGACCCGCAAAGGCAGCAGATACTCGGCCGCCTGATGGCCAGCCAGTGGCAGGGCGCGCAGCTCTGGTGGGCCTTCGAGCGCAAGGGCGATCCCGCCAGCGTCATCGGTGCTGAGCTGCGTCGCTGGTGCGAGGTGATCCTGGCCGGCGAAAGGCTTGCGGGATAA
- a CDS encoding methylated-DNA--[protein]-cysteine S-methyltransferase — MHYCLIETQLGWFGLAWSPQGIVRTYLPGDSVHSMRERFDKLGSETAHWPGFIGEARQLILGYARGEAVSFDNLPLDLSAVSDFHRRVYDDILQLGRGETTTYGEIARRLGDVGLSRAVGQAMGSNPIPLIIPCHRVLASGGKTGGFSAPGGSTSKMRMLALEGFEDPQVAQTAFDF; from the coding sequence ATGCATTACTGCCTGATCGAAACTCAACTCGGCTGGTTCGGACTTGCCTGGAGCCCGCAGGGGATCGTGCGCACCTATTTGCCAGGTGACTCCGTGCACAGCATGCGTGAGCGCTTCGATAAGCTCGGCAGCGAAACTGCGCACTGGCCGGGGTTCATCGGCGAGGCACGCCAGTTGATCCTCGGTTATGCGCGGGGCGAGGCGGTTTCCTTCGACAACCTGCCGCTGGACCTCTCGGCAGTCAGCGACTTCCATCGCCGCGTCTATGACGACATCCTTCAGCTCGGTCGCGGCGAGACCACCACCTATGGTGAGATCGCCCGGCGCCTGGGGGACGTCGGCCTGTCCCGCGCGGTGGGGCAGGCGATGGGGTCCAATCCGATTCCGCTGATCATCCCGTGCCACCGCGTGCTGGCCAGCGGCGGCAAGACCGGCGGCTTCTCCGCCCCCGGTGGCAGTACCTCGAAGATGCGCATGCTGGCGCTGGAAGGCTTCGAGGACCCGCAGGTCGCTCAGACCGCCTTCGACTTCTAG
- a CDS encoding methylated-DNA--[protein]-cysteine S-methyltransferase, with amino-acid sequence MHYRYHDSPTGRLLLAGDEGGLRMLYMDLEQRHYPEPDWREGSPLLDEVARQLDEYFAGKRQRFEVRLNTGGTAFQRQVWQALVEIPYGYTTYYAELAQRIGRPKAVRAVGAANGANPISIIVPCHRVIGRDGSLTGYAGGLARKELLLRLEGAIEKG; translated from the coding sequence ATGCACTACCGCTATCACGACAGCCCCACCGGACGCCTGCTGCTGGCCGGCGACGAAGGCGGCCTGCGGATGCTCTACATGGACCTGGAGCAGCGGCATTACCCCGAGCCGGACTGGCGCGAAGGCAGCCCGTTGCTGGACGAGGTGGCGCGCCAGCTGGACGAGTACTTCGCCGGCAAGCGCCAACGCTTCGAAGTCCGCCTGAATACCGGCGGCACCGCGTTCCAGCGCCAGGTCTGGCAGGCGCTCGTCGAGATCCCCTACGGCTATACCACCTACTACGCGGAACTCGCGCAGCGCATCGGCCGGCCCAAGGCGGTACGTGCGGTGGGCGCGGCCAATGGCGCCAACCCCATCAGCATCATCGTGCCCTGCCACCGGGTGATCGGCCGGGACGGCAGTCTCACCGGCTACGCGGGCGGGCTGGCGCGCAAGGAACTGCTGTTGCGCCTGGAGGGCGCCATCGAGAAGGGCTAG
- a CDS encoding DNA-3-methyladenine glycosylase gives MKNASPTPRIIRLPYRAPWTWQQFHDHFALRSLAGVECLSPDRYARSVHVGDEAGWFSVRPREDRAELELEIHLAPQHADALAARVRKMFDLDSDPAQIADHLGDDPLLGPLILQAPGLRLPTAFDPFEQAVRAIVGQQVTVKAAVTIVGRLVQRLGESLPGAGEEQPTRLFPTPEALANADLAGIGMPGKRVETLQRFAAACANGTLALHVDDGADDLVKRLCALPGIGPWTAEYVALRAFGDPDAFPTADLGLLKSPVWGADGITARELQRRAEAWRPWRAYAAVYLWHAYSQGGRTGG, from the coding sequence ATGAAAAACGCATCCCCGACTCCCCGGATCATCCGCCTGCCCTACCGCGCGCCGTGGACCTGGCAGCAGTTCCACGATCACTTCGCCCTGCGCAGCCTGGCCGGCGTCGAATGCCTGTCGCCGGACCGCTACGCCCGCAGCGTGCACGTCGGCGATGAAGCCGGGTGGTTCAGCGTGCGGCCACGGGAGGATCGCGCCGAGCTGGAGCTGGAAATCCATCTCGCCCCGCAGCATGCCGATGCGCTGGCAGCGCGGGTACGCAAGATGTTCGACCTGGACAGCGACCCCGCGCAAATCGCCGACCACCTGGGCGACGATCCGCTGCTCGGCCCGCTCATCCTGCAAGCCCCCGGGCTACGGCTGCCCACCGCCTTCGATCCGTTCGAACAGGCGGTTCGCGCCATCGTCGGCCAGCAGGTCACGGTGAAGGCGGCGGTGACCATCGTCGGCCGGCTGGTGCAACGCCTGGGCGAGTCACTGCCTGGCGCGGGCGAGGAACAGCCGACCCGGCTTTTCCCCACGCCAGAAGCCCTGGCCAACGCCGACCTCGCCGGCATCGGCATGCCCGGCAAGCGCGTGGAAACCCTGCAACGCTTCGCCGCTGCCTGCGCCAACGGCACCCTGGCCCTGCACGTGGACGATGGCGCCGATGACCTGGTGAAACGCCTTTGCGCCCTCCCCGGCATCGGTCCCTGGACCGCCGAGTACGTCGCCCTGCGCGCCTTCGGCGATCCGGACGCATTCCCCACCGCCGACCTGGGCCTGCTCAAATCGCCGGTCTGGGGTGCCGACGGCATCACCGCCCGCGAACTGCAGCGCCGAGCCGAAGCCTGGCGACCCTGGCGCGCCTACGCCGCCGTCTATCTCTGGCACGCCTATTCCCAGGGCGGCCGCACCGGAGGATGA
- the speE gene encoding polyamine aminopropyltransferase — protein sequence MHDYQETLYDGYGQRFSVDRMLHEVRTEHQHLVIFENARMGRVMALDGVIQTTEADEFIYHEMLTHVPILAHGAAKRVLIIGGGDGGMLREVSKHASVEHITMVEIDGTVVDMCREFLPNHSKGAFDDPRLNLVIDDGMRFVATTKEKFDVIISDSTDPIGPGEVLFSENFYQACHRCLNEGGVLVTQNGTPFMQLDTVRNTAGRMNGLFADWHFYQAAVPTYIGGSMTFAWGSTNPALRHVDVATLQKRFAASGIQTRYYNAAIHQGAFALPQYVLQAIGKPTND from the coding sequence ATGCACGATTACCAGGAAACCCTCTACGACGGCTATGGCCAGCGTTTCAGCGTCGACAGGATGCTCCACGAGGTGCGCACCGAGCACCAGCACCTGGTGATCTTCGAGAATGCCCGCATGGGCCGCGTGATGGCGCTGGACGGCGTGATCCAGACCACCGAGGCCGACGAGTTCATCTACCACGAGATGCTCACCCACGTGCCGATCCTCGCCCATGGCGCGGCCAAGCGCGTGCTGATCATCGGCGGCGGTGACGGCGGCATGCTGCGCGAGGTGTCCAAGCACGCCAGCGTCGAGCACATCACCATGGTCGAGATCGACGGCACCGTGGTCGACATGTGCAGGGAGTTCCTGCCGAACCACTCCAAGGGCGCCTTCGACGATCCGCGTCTGAACCTGGTGATCGACGACGGCATGCGCTTCGTCGCCACCACCAAGGAGAAGTTCGACGTGATCATCTCCGACTCCACCGACCCGATCGGTCCGGGCGAGGTGCTGTTCTCGGAGAACTTCTACCAGGCCTGCCACCGCTGCCTGAACGAGGGCGGCGTGCTGGTGACCCAGAACGGTACGCCCTTCATGCAGCTGGATACCGTGCGCAACACTGCCGGCCGCATGAACGGGCTGTTCGCTGACTGGCACTTCTACCAGGCGGCCGTTCCGACCTACATCGGTGGCTCGATGACCTTCGCCTGGGGCTCGACCAACCCGGCCCTGCGCCACGTCGACGTCGCGACCCTGCAGAAGCGCTTCGCCGCCAGCGGCATCCAGACCCGCTACTACAACGCCGCGATCCACCAGGGCGCCTTTGCCTTGCCGCAGTACGTGCTGCAGGCCATCGGCAAGCCGACCAACGACTGA
- a CDS encoding LTA synthase family protein, producing the protein MGQSEVLTNRQNGASLTRPTVSSHLAFTALSVLTLMVMFSLLRLALFIYNRELIGNSPASDFVEAFITGMRFDIRVVVYIVAPLAFAILSARAMSWRWLWKAWLTVAASLTLFLGVLEMDFYREFHQRLNSLVFQYMAEDPKTVMSMVWYGYPVVRYLLAWAFATWLLYMLFRGIDRATRPSAAGPAVAAWYIRIAVMLVVVVLCVVAARGTLRQGPPLRWGDAFTTDSMFANHLGLNGTMTLIKAAEDRFGEDRANIWKSTMPDAQARDTVRQMLLTPNDKLVDADTAAVRRDFTPPAEGTLPIKNVVVILMESFAGHFVGALGGQGNITPYFDKLSKEGLLFTQFFSNGTHTHQGMFATMACFPNLPGFEYLMQTPEGGHKFSGLPQLLSARKFEDVYVYNGDFAWDNQSGFFANQGMTSFIGRNDFVNPVFSDPTWGVSDQDMFSRGNEELDKLESTGKPFYALLQTLSNHVPYALPKDLPVEPVTGFGNLDEHLTAMRYADWSLGQFFEKAKKSPYYKDTLFIVVGDHGFGAPEQLTEMDLFRFNVPFLMIAPGIQEKFGATRNTVGTQIDIVPTIMGRLGGETRNQCWGRDLLNLPEGDKGIGVIKPSGSEQVVAIINGNRILIKPKEGDIRVYDYKVGKDFGVTRVDNAPDQEALRVRLEAFIQTATKSLLDNTGGVVDPK; encoded by the coding sequence ATGGGCCAATCTGAAGTCCTGACCAATCGCCAGAACGGTGCGAGCCTTACGCGGCCCACCGTCTCCAGCCACCTGGCGTTCACTGCGCTCAGCGTCCTCACGCTGATGGTGATGTTCTCCCTGTTGCGCCTCGCGCTGTTCATCTACAACCGCGAGCTGATCGGCAACAGCCCGGCTTCCGACTTCGTCGAGGCCTTCATCACCGGCATGCGTTTCGACATCCGCGTGGTGGTCTACATCGTCGCTCCGCTGGCCTTCGCCATCCTCAGCGCCCGCGCCATGAGCTGGCGCTGGTTGTGGAAAGCCTGGCTGACCGTGGCCGCGAGCCTCACGCTGTTCCTCGGCGTGCTGGAGATGGACTTCTACCGTGAATTCCACCAGCGCCTGAACAGCCTGGTGTTCCAGTACATGGCCGAAGATCCCAAGACGGTCATGAGCATGGTCTGGTACGGCTACCCGGTGGTCCGCTACCTGCTGGCCTGGGCTTTCGCCACCTGGCTGCTGTACATGCTGTTCCGCGGCATCGACCGCGCGACCCGTCCGAGCGCCGCAGGTCCGGCCGTTGCCGCCTGGTACATCCGCATCGCGGTGATGCTGGTGGTGGTCGTGCTGTGCGTCGTCGCCGCCCGTGGCACCCTGCGCCAGGGCCCGCCGCTGCGCTGGGGCGACGCCTTCACCACCGACTCGATGTTCGCCAACCACCTGGGCCTGAACGGCACCATGACCCTGATCAAGGCCGCCGAGGACCGCTTCGGCGAGGACCGCGCGAACATCTGGAAGTCCACCATGCCGGACGCCCAGGCCCGCGACACCGTGCGCCAGATGCTGCTCACCCCGAACGACAAGCTGGTGGATGCCGACACGGCCGCCGTCCGTCGTGACTTTACCCCGCCGGCCGAAGGCACCCTGCCGATCAAGAACGTGGTGGTGATCCTGATGGAAAGCTTCGCCGGCCACTTCGTCGGCGCGCTGGGTGGGCAGGGCAACATCACCCCGTACTTCGACAAGCTGTCGAAGGAAGGCCTGCTGTTCACCCAATTCTTCTCCAACGGCACCCACACCCACCAGGGCATGTTCGCCACCATGGCGTGCTTCCCCAACCTGCCGGGCTTCGAGTACCTGATGCAGACGCCCGAGGGCGGCCACAAGTTCTCCGGCCTGCCGCAGCTGCTGTCGGCGCGCAAGTTCGAGGACGTCTACGTCTACAACGGCGATTTCGCCTGGGACAACCAGTCCGGCTTCTTCGCCAACCAGGGCATGACCAGCTTCATCGGTCGTAACGACTTCGTGAACCCGGTGTTCTCCGATCCGACCTGGGGCGTGTCCGACCAGGACATGTTCTCCCGCGGCAACGAGGAGCTGGACAAGCTCGAGAGCACCGGCAAGCCGTTCTACGCCCTGCTGCAGACCCTCTCCAACCACGTGCCCTACGCACTGCCCAAGGACCTGCCGGTGGAGCCCGTGACCGGCTTCGGCAACCTTGACGAGCACCTGACCGCCATGCGCTACGCCGACTGGTCGCTGGGGCAGTTCTTCGAGAAGGCCAAGAAGTCGCCGTACTACAAGGACACCCTGTTCATCGTGGTGGGTGACCATGGCTTCGGCGCTCCGGAACAGCTGACCGAGATGGACCTGTTCCGCTTCAACGTACCCTTCCTGATGATCGCTCCGGGCATCCAGGAGAAGTTCGGCGCTACCCGCAACACCGTTGGCACCCAGATCGACATCGTGCCGACCATCATGGGCCGCCTGGGTGGCGAGACTCGCAACCAGTGCTGGGGCCGTGACCTGCTGAACCTGCCCGAAGGCGACAAGGGTATCGGCGTGATCAAGCCCTCCGGCAGCGAGCAGGTGGTGGCGATCATCAATGGCAACCGCATCCTGATCAAACCCAAGGAAGGCGACATTCGCGTCTACGACTACAAGGTCGGCAAGGACTTCGGCGTGACCCGCGTGGACAACGCGCCGGACCAGGAGGCCCTGCGCGTGCGCCTGGAGGCCTTCATCCAGACCGCGACCAAGAGCCTGCTGGACAACACCGGCGGCGTGGTGGACCCCAAGTGA